The Fulvia fulva chromosome 11, complete sequence genome segment AGATGGCGGAGGCATTGGACCAGCCGAAGAGCTGGGTGGAGGGTCAGTCTTTATGGGACGTACGAGAGAGAGGAATACCGCGTACCATAGCGTGGTTATCGGCGCGAAATGCACGATCGCGGTCATTGGTAAGGATAGGGTCGACCAACGCGCCTGGGAGTGCGGTCCACGATGTACCATCCCAGATCTCGCCGTGTTTGCCACCGCGCGCTTCTGTTACGACCCAGGACCCACCAATCTGGAAGATCTTGCCATCGGATAGAATGACAGAGGTTTGATAGCCCCGTTGCTGGTTCATGTCTGGCGCTGAGATCCATGCTCACTGTTGAGTGCTGTAAATGCTAGAGCGGAGAGCGTCGTTGCCTCATGTGACCATGAGGTTGCCGTTAAAAGTCGAAGGAAATGCCTGGGCAGAACCTTGTTAGCGGAAGCCTTGCAAAGGTTCGTACTATCACTGACATGTCGTGTCGGGTATTGGTGACGGTCCTTCGCGACACCGCTCCGGTCGCTGGGTTGTAGATGGCCGTTTgtgttcgtcccttgccaGACTCGAAGTCGGCTGGATTGAAACCCGACCATACGAGGAGTTGACCATTGCTGCCGGGCAATGGGGCAGCTGCGACTGGTACGATTGGGAATCGAATCGGCGAAGTCCAAGTACCTATATTCTGAGCGAAGGTGGTGGAAGCTGCGGCAAGCAGTAGACCTATCGAAAGGTCAAACATGGTGATTAGTATTTTGATAGAAGAATAAATGAGAAGTAATGTCAGCGAAACGAGAGACTGTGTGCCACCACAAACCGTGAGGTTCATGCAAAGCCATGTGTATTTGTACCCACGGAGGGCTCTGGGTAGTGGCTTACTGTTCGGCAGTATAAAACGCCATCTTTGCAATATCGTGCCCCCTTCTGAAGCTTCGTCGGCATTTCGAACATAGAGTTCGTGGTATAGACGGCTGATGTTCTTGTCTCTCGTATAGGCTGTTGCAGGGCTGACTCGCGCGAAGTGTAACGTTTCCGAGGAGCGTGGAGCCAGATCAGGCGTTGTTACTAACCGCAGGCAGAAGCATGGCTTGAGATGTACTATTTTGCGAGCATCATTTCTGGTCACGCGCCGCGTCGCTACCCCATACCATCCACGCCATCCTTCTGTTGTTGCGTCCCTTCTGTCCTTAGCACCTGCCCTGTAGGGCTTAGTGTCCAGGTGCAGGTTGCCAAGAGATAATGCTTGAGAATGTAACACCTCGGCAGGGCTCAAGATGCTGCTCAAAGGCAGAGCCAGGGTTTCGATACTGCCGTGAAGTGCAAAACACAACCTTTTGGCGGCAACCGTCTGGTCGAGGACCTGTCTTGAAGGATGTTCATCGCCATTTCCAGTCTTCACATTCAAAGTTCGCGTAGCAGAAGAACTCGTTGCTCAAGCCTTTGCTGTGCTCCGGTTCGAAAGTGGTCGTCTTGGTGCCCAGCTTGCCATACAATTTGCCGATCGTCTCTTCCATTCTCTCCCCGGTGCATGAGACGAAGCGAAGGCCATTCTCGGCATTACCCGACCAGTTCCTCGCCAGATATCGTACTGTGAGCGCCGTCTTCGTCTGGCAGTCGGTCGACAGGAAAGGCGGATCGGCCATGATTCTGTCAAACTTCTCTTCCAGGGCTGGCGGCAAGCGCAGTGGGTTCTGGAAATCGTAGAACTGGAAATCCGGTCCTACAACCTCGAAGCGCTGATCATACTCCAGTAGACACAACTCCGGTCTAGGAAGAGACTCATCTTCGGCAAGGATATTCCTCAACGCCACATAGACGCTGGGAGCAGATACCACAGCGACTGCCGAGTCCTTGGTCGCGCCATGCAGCAGTTGTCGTGCTAGAAGACGTGCAGTGGCGTCTGTGTACCAGAACTGGCTGGCGTTCCAGTCTTCACCGAAAAGGTCCATGCTGAGCTTGCCATTTCCAGCGCCATTCTCAAAGTCC includes the following:
- a CDS encoding Lysine N-methyltransferase → MDDDDDIPQLPADTLAALQLFNREKDAKAKQFEDLKAQAEADFENGAGNGKLSMDLFGEDWNASQFWYTDATARLLARQLLHGATKDSAVAVVSAPSVYVALRNILAEDESLPRPELCLLEYDQRFEVVGPDFQFYDFQNPLRLPPALEEKFDRIMADPPFLSTDCQTKTALTVRYLARNWSGNAENGLRFVSCTGERMEETIGKLYGKLGTKTTTFEPEHSKGLSNEFFCYANFECEDWKWR
- a CDS encoding Galactose oxidase, whose translation is MNQQRGYQTSVILSDGKIFQIGGSWVVTEARGGKHGEIWDGTSWTALPGALVDPILTNDRDRAFRADNHAMLFGWSNASAISVGPSRAMV
- a CDS encoding Galactose oxidase, with translation MFDLSIGLLLAAASTTFAQNIGTWTSPIRFPIVPVAAAPLPGSNGQLLVWSGFNPADFESGKGRTQTAIYNPATGAVSRRTVTNTRHDMSVIAFPSTFNGNLMVT